Proteins encoded by one window of Desulfovibrio ferrophilus:
- the trhA gene encoding PAQR family membrane homeostasis protein TrhA → MISLYKSLRDPVSGLTHLLGALLAIVGLVLLLVESSSPVKPWHLVTFSVFGATMIGLYVASTCYHLIPYDEKRTPRLRKLDHIMIFFMIAGTYTPICLIPIRGAWGWSLFGTVWGLALVGLILKLFWMNAPRWLSTANYLLMGWLVVVGVYPLFQTLPPAALGWLLAGGLFYTIGGVIYALKRPDPWPKYFGFHEIFHIFVMMGTFSHFWVMYRYVTRFA, encoded by the coding sequence ATGATCTCGTTGTACAAGAGCCTACGCGACCCAGTGAGTGGTTTGACGCACCTGTTGGGTGCTCTTCTGGCTATTGTCGGTCTGGTGCTCCTGCTGGTTGAATCCTCGTCACCGGTCAAGCCGTGGCATCTCGTTACCTTTTCAGTGTTCGGGGCCACGATGATCGGTCTGTATGTGGCCAGTACCTGCTATCACCTGATTCCCTACGACGAAAAACGAACGCCCCGATTGCGCAAACTGGATCATATCATGATTTTTTTCATGATTGCAGGGACATATACGCCCATCTGTCTGATCCCTATCCGGGGTGCCTGGGGTTGGAGTTTGTTTGGAACAGTCTGGGGGCTGGCCCTGGTTGGTCTGATACTGAAACTGTTCTGGATGAATGCTCCGCGCTGGCTGTCTACAGCAAATTATCTGCTCATGGGATGGCTTGTGGTGGTCGGTGTCTATCCGTTGTTCCAAACACTGCCACCCGCAGCTCTGGGCTGGTTGCTGGCAGGTGGACTCTTTTATACGATCGGCGGAGTCATTTATGCTTTGAAGAGGCCTGATCCCTGGCCCAAGTATTTTGGATTTCATGAAATTTTTCACATCTTTGTGATGATGGGGACCTTTTCCCATTTCTGGGTGATGTACCGCTATGTGACCCGTTTCGCCTAA
- a CDS encoding sensor domain-containing diguanylate cyclase, which translates to MNRIVATAIVAALCSLSTAALANDGIRILSGTFENGVVGLLVLSIVALIIQLVILRFRGSLLRQALKERDEAMDAMRLSKRKYQGLFEMAPVAIFRSSLDGSRYLAVNQAGANMYGYESVQDFVDNVSPVDIYADSESRQRMVEELKATGFIHNMEIRLIRVDGSFRDVLMTARLYSDEEFIEGCVVDVTDYRVIQKNLADKGRFLQALLDAMANPLFYKTTDGKYQLVNESFLRMLDTTSEAILGKTVYDVSPPDKAAIYHEMDEALFQAQGQAQQRYESVVVGASGHRDVVFSKQTVLDDHGRVEGLMGVITDITRIKRQERQIDAQRAQLKTLFESASELIFFKDTDGVYLGCNEKYAGSTGLHPDDVIGKTDFEIYPKGFAEQIVAKDKIVLETLAPLSYETKSFFSKDPILVEMVKAPMISAKGEVLGVLGVGRDITERKKLELALQSAEERYRTIFENATEGIFTATPHGRYLNANAAMGRLFGFDSAEALMREVNDIGMELYENPQDRIVLMDRVRTEKSVAGFQASCLRRDGSKFWIELHVRGVFSGDNTLHFIEGVATDASERKASEHELRRKAATDSLTGLPNREQLRQTCRHMLAQAKRSGEQVGILFIDLDGFKEINDTYGHLAGDDLLVQVSDRLRWRLRQSDVAARLGGDEFAVLLWNVRGIKTVSTLGQTFVETLTGDYQCAGQACRISASIGASVYPDHGTSVDDLLEKADQAMYSVKKAGKNSFRLADSSMETDLSGEEHLSKEAD; encoded by the coding sequence ATGAATCGCATTGTTGCGACCGCGATAGTGGCAGCACTATGTTCTCTGAGTACAGCTGCCCTTGCCAACGATGGAATCAGAATCCTGTCTGGCACCTTTGAGAACGGTGTTGTGGGATTGCTGGTGCTATCGATTGTGGCTCTGATCATTCAACTCGTGATTCTTCGGTTTCGTGGATCGCTCTTGCGGCAGGCACTTAAAGAGCGCGATGAAGCCATGGATGCAATGCGTCTGAGCAAAAGGAAATATCAGGGGCTGTTTGAAATGGCACCTGTGGCGATCTTTCGTAGTTCGCTGGACGGTTCCAGATATCTGGCAGTGAATCAGGCAGGAGCCAATATGTACGGATATGAATCTGTACAGGATTTCGTCGACAACGTCAGCCCTGTGGATATCTATGCAGATTCTGAGTCCCGCCAACGGATGGTGGAAGAGCTTAAGGCCACTGGATTCATCCATAATATGGAAATACGGCTGATTCGTGTCGATGGCTCGTTTCGCGACGTGTTAATGACTGCCCGATTGTATTCTGATGAAGAATTCATCGAAGGCTGCGTTGTCGATGTGACTGACTACCGGGTCATCCAGAAGAATTTGGCAGATAAAGGCCGATTCTTACAAGCCTTGTTGGACGCCATGGCCAACCCGCTTTTCTACAAGACAACGGATGGGAAGTATCAGTTGGTCAATGAATCCTTCCTGCGCATGCTCGATACCACTTCCGAGGCCATTCTTGGCAAGACCGTGTACGATGTTTCTCCCCCGGACAAAGCTGCGATCTATCATGAAATGGATGAGGCCCTGTTCCAGGCTCAAGGACAGGCCCAGCAGCGCTATGAGTCTGTCGTTGTTGGTGCCTCAGGCCATCGTGACGTGGTTTTCAGCAAGCAGACAGTGCTGGATGACCACGGGCGGGTTGAAGGCCTTATGGGTGTCATTACCGACATTACCCGGATCAAACGTCAGGAGCGACAGATCGACGCGCAGAGGGCTCAACTCAAGACCCTGTTCGAGTCGGCTTCGGAACTCATCTTTTTCAAGGATACAGACGGTGTTTATCTTGGCTGCAACGAAAAATACGCCGGGAGCACGGGGCTACACCCTGACGATGTCATCGGCAAAACAGATTTTGAAATTTATCCCAAGGGGTTCGCTGAACAGATTGTTGCCAAAGATAAAATCGTACTGGAGACTCTGGCCCCTCTGAGCTACGAAACAAAGAGTTTTTTCAGCAAGGACCCAATCCTGGTTGAAATGGTCAAAGCCCCCATGATCAGTGCTAAGGGAGAAGTTCTCGGCGTGCTGGGGGTGGGACGGGACATCACTGAACGCAAGAAGCTCGAGCTGGCCTTGCAGAGCGCTGAAGAGCGCTATCGTACCATCTTCGAAAATGCGACAGAAGGTATCTTTACTGCTACGCCCCATGGTCGATATCTCAATGCCAATGCCGCCATGGGCAGATTGTTTGGGTTTGACTCGGCAGAAGCCCTCATGCGTGAGGTCAACGATATAGGCATGGAGTTGTATGAAAACCCTCAGGACAGAATTGTTTTGATGGACCGGGTACGTACGGAGAAGTCCGTGGCTGGTTTCCAAGCGAGCTGCTTGCGCCGAGACGGTTCGAAGTTTTGGATTGAACTTCATGTCCGTGGTGTTTTTTCTGGGGATAACACCTTGCATTTTATCGAAGGTGTCGCCACGGATGCCAGTGAGCGCAAGGCCTCTGAACATGAACTGCGCCGCAAGGCTGCTACGGATTCATTGACCGGACTGCCCAATCGCGAACAGCTTCGTCAAACCTGTCGCCATATGCTGGCTCAGGCCAAACGCTCTGGTGAGCAGGTGGGTATTCTCTTCATTGATCTGGATGGTTTCAAGGAGATCAATGACACTTACGGCCATTTGGCGGGGGATGATCTCCTTGTCCAGGTGTCTGATCGCCTGCGTTGGCGGCTGCGGCAATCCGATGTTGCGGCCAGACTCGGAGGCGATGAATTCGCGGTGTTGCTCTGGAATGTCCGAGGGATCAAGACCGTAAGCACGCTGGGACAGACCTTTGTGGAGACTCTCACAGGGGATTATCAATGCGCAGGGCAGGCGTGCCGAATTTCTGCCAGTATTGGTGCCAGTGTCTATCCTGACCATGGAACTTCCGTCGACGATCTTCTTGAAAAGGCTGACCAAGCGATGTATTCGGTCAAGAAGGCTGGGAAAAACAGTTTTCGCCTTGCTGATAGCTCCATGGAAACCGATCTCTCTGGAGAGGAACATCTCTCCAAGGAAGCTGACTAG
- a CDS encoding rubredoxin, translated as MTEDQIQELDWYSCLHCGWTFKPERGYPEMNLPKGTDFNTVDADFKCPKCGAGLKDFALRDKPY; from the coding sequence ATGACTGAAGATCAAATACAAGAACTTGATTGGTATTCCTGCCTGCATTGCGGCTGGACCTTCAAACCTGAACGCGGCTACCCTGAGATGAACCTTCCCAAGGGGACGGACTTCAACACTGTCGATGCCGACTTCAAATGCCCGAAGTGCGGCGCTGGTCTCAAAGATTTCGCTCTTAGAGATAAACCTTATTAA
- a CDS encoding class I SAM-dependent methyltransferase — protein MSNGPSKYVLHVGCGVKKPGRLHSMFTSSEWNEVRLDINPMARPDLIASITDMRIVATASMDALYSSHNLEHLLPHEVTKALGEFQRVLKPKGMALIAVPDLQAAAALIAQDKPDQAIYTSPLGPVTPMDILYGHSKALERGNLFMLHKTGFTASSLGKALRISGFSKVEVTRDSGSVALWAKAYVSDQTAPSSPKVSSGPFGN, from the coding sequence ATGAGTAATGGTCCTAGCAAGTACGTACTGCACGTCGGATGCGGCGTCAAAAAACCAGGACGATTACATTCCATGTTTACTTCGTCTGAGTGGAACGAGGTACGGCTGGACATCAATCCCATGGCACGGCCCGATCTCATTGCCTCCATTACGGATATGCGCATCGTTGCCACTGCATCCATGGACGCCCTCTATTCATCCCATAATCTTGAGCATCTTCTTCCACACGAGGTCACCAAGGCCCTTGGTGAATTCCAACGTGTGCTGAAACCAAAGGGCATGGCGCTGATCGCTGTTCCCGATCTGCAGGCCGCTGCGGCGCTGATTGCACAGGACAAACCTGATCAGGCCATTTACACCTCTCCCCTTGGCCCCGTGACTCCCATGGATATTCTTTATGGTCATTCCAAGGCTTTGGAACGCGGCAACCTGTTCATGCTGCATAAAACCGGATTTACGGCATCCTCGCTTGGCAAGGCATTGCGTATTTCCGGGTTTTCCAAAGTGGAGGTCACCCGTGACTCCGGGAGCGTCGCCCTCTGGGCCAAAGCCTATGTATCAGACCAGACAGCCCCCTCCTCACCCAAGGTATCCTCCGGTCCCTTTGGCAATTAG
- a CDS encoding rubredoxin, with amino-acid sequence MDKWECPCGYVYDPEEGDIENGVEPGTPWEKVPEDWVCPKCGAEKEYFEKLD; translated from the coding sequence ATGGACAAATGGGAATGCCCTTGTGGCTACGTCTACGATCCCGAGGAAGGCGACATCGAAAATGGCGTCGAGCCTGGTACTCCCTGGGAGAAAGTTCCGGAAGATTGGGTCTGCCCCAAGTGTGGCGCTGAAAAAGAATATTTCGAAAAGCTTGATTAA
- the cobI gene encoding precorrin-2 C(20)-methyltransferase — MNYGILYGVGTGPGDPDLLTLKAVKVLSSVDRVYAARSSKNTHSVSHGIVRPHLREGVDVQSLPFPMTRDKNILGEAWTANAQRVLDDLRQGLNVAFLTLGDPMTYSTFGYLWRTLHELDAQAPVEVVPGITSYNAAAAASGTILVEAEETLAVVSGANGGGNLRKAAEMADSVVVLKAYKHFDDIQQSLEDIGMLKSSVLVSNCGQQGERIAEDCSTNGDGPQYFSLILAKKPKNISS, encoded by the coding sequence ATGAATTACGGAATCCTTTATGGAGTGGGCACTGGTCCGGGTGATCCGGATTTGTTGACCCTGAAGGCTGTGAAGGTCCTGTCCAGTGTTGACAGGGTTTATGCAGCCCGCTCCAGCAAGAATACTCACTCTGTTTCCCATGGTATCGTGCGCCCCCATCTGCGCGAGGGGGTGGATGTCCAGTCACTGCCATTTCCCATGACCCGTGACAAGAATATCCTGGGTGAAGCCTGGACAGCCAATGCTCAGCGGGTTCTGGATGATCTGCGCCAAGGATTGAACGTGGCGTTTCTGACTTTGGGAGATCCCATGACGTACAGCACGTTCGGGTATCTGTGGCGAACGTTGCACGAGCTGGATGCACAGGCCCCTGTGGAAGTTGTGCCGGGGATCACTTCTTACAATGCCGCTGCGGCCGCGTCAGGAACCATCCTGGTGGAGGCCGAGGAAACTCTGGCTGTGGTGTCTGGAGCCAATGGCGGGGGAAATCTGCGCAAGGCCGCTGAAATGGCCGACAGTGTCGTGGTGCTCAAGGCCTACAAGCATTTTGACGATATCCAGCAAAGTCTGGAGGATATCGGGATGCTTAAATCATCAGTGCTTGTGTCCAACTGCGGGCAGCAGGGTGAACGGATAGCAGAGGACTGTTCAACCAATGGCGATGGTCCTCAATACTTTTCTTTGATCCTGGCCAAAAAGCCCAAAAACATCAGCTCATAA
- a CDS encoding ABC transporter substrate-binding protein, whose translation MLLLGTPAFADPVEIVDGQGSVIRLEAPARRVICLYGAFSELFVSMGQNDRLVARTKADASIPTLAHLPSVGTHMRPSLELIVGLRPDVVIQLAGRKEAVQTVDALRKHGLNVAVFNPTTFGELFEAIKAMGTLVGAPGSAQLLIDNMTLRLSALANCLEKLKDRPRIFFEVRSPSLLAAGRGGIVNDIIERAGGDNAVVSERKIVRLGEEGLIGLDPDVYVVQEGAMNRNPLPLIKRPLYSQLRAVKQNRTLLVDESLFSRPGPRAVDAVEHLAGFLHPEIMCNQKDPQ comes from the coding sequence GTGCTGTTGCTCGGGACGCCGGCATTCGCTGATCCTGTAGAGATCGTGGATGGACAGGGAAGCGTCATCCGTTTGGAGGCTCCTGCCCGGCGCGTGATATGTCTGTACGGGGCCTTCAGTGAGTTGTTCGTGTCCATGGGGCAGAACGATCGCCTTGTGGCCCGAACCAAAGCCGATGCGTCGATACCGACACTGGCTCATCTCCCCTCCGTGGGGACGCACATGCGCCCGAGTCTGGAGTTGATTGTAGGGCTTCGCCCGGACGTGGTGATTCAACTCGCAGGACGCAAGGAAGCCGTGCAAACGGTGGATGCCTTGCGCAAGCACGGCCTGAATGTGGCAGTGTTTAATCCAACGACCTTTGGGGAATTGTTTGAGGCCATCAAGGCCATGGGAACGTTGGTCGGAGCGCCGGGTTCAGCACAGTTACTCATAGATAATATGACGTTGCGCTTGTCAGCTCTGGCTAACTGTTTGGAAAAATTGAAGGACAGACCACGAATTTTTTTCGAGGTGCGTTCGCCCAGCCTGTTGGCTGCGGGGAGAGGGGGCATCGTCAATGATATTATTGAACGGGCAGGAGGCGATAACGCTGTCGTGTCAGAACGCAAGATCGTACGCCTTGGTGAAGAAGGGCTGATTGGTCTGGACCCGGATGTCTATGTCGTTCAGGAAGGGGCCATGAATCGCAACCCGTTGCCACTGATCAAGCGTCCTTTATACTCACAGTTGAGAGCCGTGAAGCAGAATCGGACACTACTTGTGGACGAAAGCCTGTTTTCCAGACCCGGCCCACGCGCCGTGGATGCTGTTGAGCATCTCGCAGGTTTTCTGCATCCAGAGATAATGTGTAACCAGAAGGACCCTCAATGA
- a CDS encoding ABC transporter ATP-binding protein yields MSLRPGEIAGLLGPNGSGKTTLISTLAGILPPVAGRVEHGADLCDVHAMTSRERAQRIACVPQRAETTFALRCSSVVLMGRWAYQTGWWGGNDSKDRGVARACMRQAGVEALWDRPVDQISGGELQRVLFARALAQEAGTLLLDEPTASMDLAGTVVLFDLVRELTLEGASALIAVHDINLAALYCDHLYFLKDGRVAAHGCTQDVFNEETLSHIFGTRVMVGPHPGTGVPQAHFVPGSTTCAVARDAGIR; encoded by the coding sequence TTGAGTCTGCGACCTGGCGAGATTGCCGGGTTGCTGGGGCCCAACGGCAGTGGCAAGACGACTCTGATTTCAACCTTGGCAGGGATTCTGCCCCCCGTAGCGGGCAGGGTGGAGCATGGGGCGGACCTGTGCGATGTGCATGCCATGACTTCCCGTGAGCGTGCCCAGCGTATTGCCTGCGTGCCACAAAGGGCCGAGACGACATTTGCCTTGCGCTGCTCTTCGGTGGTGCTTATGGGGCGTTGGGCCTATCAGACCGGGTGGTGGGGCGGAAACGATTCCAAGGATCGGGGTGTCGCCCGGGCCTGCATGCGGCAGGCTGGGGTTGAAGCCTTGTGGGATCGGCCTGTTGATCAGATATCCGGTGGAGAGCTGCAACGGGTGCTTTTTGCCAGGGCCTTGGCCCAGGAGGCTGGAACGCTCCTGCTGGATGAACCTACGGCGAGCATGGATCTGGCTGGAACCGTGGTCCTGTTTGATCTGGTGCGTGAATTGACTCTAGAGGGTGCCTCTGCCCTGATTGCCGTTCATGACATCAATCTTGCCGCTCTGTATTGTGATCATTTGTATTTTTTGAAAGACGGACGTGTAGCTGCACATGGCTGCACTCAGGATGTATTCAATGAAGAGACTCTCAGCCACATATTCGGAACCAGAGTCATGGTGGGACCGCACCCCGGAACAGGAGTTCCTCAGGCTCATTTTGTGCCTGGCAGTACCACTTGTGCTGTTGCTCGGGACGCCGGCATTCGCTGA